A genomic segment from Triticum dicoccoides isolate Atlit2015 ecotype Zavitan chromosome 1A, WEW_v2.0, whole genome shotgun sequence encodes:
- the LOC119271906 gene encoding uncharacterized protein LOC119271906 encodes MGSPPRRRSCSSMACGGTRMEWSELPADLVLAVFALLPSDADRVRFRAVCQRWAAVAAFWRPRPWLVGSRTDRSGQGAAMSSFWLSQAGRLVPFAAAVPPGLEYLSSSHGYLVLSDPTAVPKAITLVNPVTGRRIPLPPIAFFKRWHDVATVVLSADPGGATEWAAVAAGFPADRIAYYSSATGAWTPLAFSAAGYAGVEHYRGRFYVAFKNQLCVICELECGAPPAVIPLEHVEGDGGGGGSDDDELVPGSGRSVALDSHLVECDGQLLLVSVRDETDYNSDNDIGAGDADADDEGSSAGGGSTRVVEVHRVELVGDGAVRLVRVEDLGWHALFLGRNQAFALSTADFPACRVNCVYLLDRQGHPDGVVRVVNMESQWARLEETIYPDDGRRGLPSVGWARRGWFFPNN; translated from the coding sequence ATGGGCTCTCCTCCTCGGCGGCGCAGCTGTTCCTCCATGGCGTGCGGCGGTACCCGCATGGAGTGGTCCGAGCTGCCCGCTGACCTCGTGCTCGCCGTCTTCGCGCTGCTCCCCTCCGACGCCGACCGCGTCCGCTTCCGCGCCGTCTGCCAGAGGTGGGCCGCCGTGGCGGCGTTCTGGCGCCCGCGGCCGTGGCTCGTCGGCTCCCGCACCGACCGCTCCGGCCAGGGCGCCGCCATGTCGTCCTTCTGGCTCTCCCAGGCCGGCCGCCTCGTGCCCTTCGCTGCCGCCGTGCCCCCCGGCCTGGAGTACCTCTCCTCCTCCCACGGCTACCTCGTGCTCTCCGACCCCACGGCCGTCCCCAAGGCGATTACGCTGGTCAACCCCGTCACCGGCCGGCGCATCCCGCTCCCTCCCATCGCCTTCTTCAAGAGGTGGCACGACGTGGCCACCGTCGTGCTGTCGGCCGATCCGGGCGGGGCCACCGAGTGGGCCGCGGTGGCCGCCGGCTTCCCGGCCGACCGCATCGCGTACTACAGCTCCGCCACGGGAGCCTGGACGCCCCTGGCTTTCAGCGCCGCCGGGTACGCCGGGGTCGAGCACTACAGGGGGCGGTTCTACGTGGCCTTCAAGAATCAGCTCTGCGTCATCTGCGAGCTTGAGTGCGGCGCGCCCCCTGCCGTCATCCCGCTCGAGCAcgtcgagggcgacggcggcggcggtggatccgaCGACGACGAGCTGGTCCCAGGAAGCGGCAGGTCCGTCGCCCTCGACTCGCACCTGGTGGAGTGCGACGGCCAGCTGCTGCTCGTGTCGGTGCGCGACGAGACGGACTACAACTCGGACAACGACATTGGCGCgggcgacgccgacgccgacgacgaGGGCAGCAGCGCCGGCGGCGGCAGCACGCGCGTGGTCGAGGTGCACAGGGTGGAATTAGTCGGGGACGGTGCTGTGCGGCTGGTGCGGGTGGAGGACCTCGGCTGGCACGCTCTGTTCCTTGGCCGGAACCAAGCGTTCGCGCTCTCGACGGCAGACTTCCCGGCGTGCCGCGTCAACTGCGTCTACCTCTTGGACAGGCAGGGCCACCCTGACGGGGTCGTCAGGGTGGTGAACATGGAGAGCCAGTGGGCGCGCCTCGAGGAGACCATCTACCCCGACGACGGCCGGCGAGGTTTGCCCTCGGTCGGCTGGGCTCGCCGTGGCTGGTTCTTCCCGAATAATTAA
- the LOC119353091 gene encoding uncharacterized protein LOC119353091: MSFGPATACHDSTIEKIGLRRGDVIDLDHRSTVVELEEFLLGLGWVFLEKKLDSHSTIDVKIRVHDIRAKTSVCTILPMGFSDAVVHSYHSSASSQAVRP; the protein is encoded by the exons ATGAGCTTCGGGCCCGCCACA GCGTGTCATGACTCTACCATTGAAAAGATTGGCCTCCGAAGAGGGGATGTGATTGACTTGGATCATCGTTCTACTGTAGTTGAG CTTGAAGAATTTCTTCTTGGTCTTGGTtgggtcttcttggagaagaagcttGATTCGCACTCGACCATAGATGTCAAG ATACGAGTTCATGATATTCGTGCAAAAACAAGTGTTTGTACTATTTTACCTATGGGATTCAGCGATGCTGTAGTGCACTCATACCATTCATCAG CCTCATCCCAGGCCGTGAGACCGTGA